A window from Telopea speciosissima isolate NSW1024214 ecotype Mountain lineage chromosome 8, Tspe_v1, whole genome shotgun sequence encodes these proteins:
- the LOC122671077 gene encoding protein trichome birefringence-like 3 isoform X1 — protein sequence MQVDKMKPLRSKLPLSIVAVGVCAFAFIAVLYIEDAGYLKFMAKSCSKQEPISHSHGSKSGEKNVSSSVEEDLLEDVDGDKEEFDPNNCRIFKGKWVFNTSIEPLYSDTTCPYLDRQVSCVKNGRPDSDYRYWEWQPDDCILPRFDPIGALEKLRGKRLMFVGDSLQRGQWQSFVCMVESSIPPDQKSMHRGRSHSVFKAKEYNASIEFYWAPFLVESNSDRPIKADPNDRILRVDSVFKHAKYWVGVDILVFNSYVWWMSGLKIKSLWGSFANGEDGFEELDAPVAYRIALKTWANWVDSTIDPNKTRLFFTTMSPTHMRSADWHNKKGIRCYNETQPVMEKRFWGSGADRRIMDVVAGIAERMTVPVSFINITQLSDYRKDGHTSVYTETGGELLTDEQKADPLTFADCIHWCLPGVPDTWNRMFYAYL from the exons ATGCAGGTTGATAAAATGAAGCCTCTACGATCGAAACTGCCACTATCCATTGTCGCAGTCGGGGTCTGTGCCTTCGCATTCATTGCTGTCCTGTACATTGAGGATGCTGGATATCTAAAATTCATGGCAAAATCTTGTTCTAAACAGGAACCCATATCCCATTCTCATGGGTCAAAGAGTG GGGAAAAGAATGTCAGCTCATCTGTGGAAGAAGATCTTCTTGAAGACGTCGATGGAGATAAGGAAGAATTTGATCCAAACAATTGCAGGATTTTCAAGGGGAAGTGGGTGTTCAACACTTCAATTGAGCCTTTATACTCTGATACAACTTGCCCATATCTGGATAGGCAAGTTTCTTGTGTGAAGAATGGAAGGCCAGATTCCGACTATCGTTACTGGGAATGGCAGCCTGATGACTGCATTTTACCGAG GTTTGATCCCATTGGTGCTCTTGAGAAACTCAGAGGGAAGAGATTGATGTTTGTTGGGGACTCACTACAAAGAGGTCAGTGGCAATCCTTTGTTTGCATGGTTGAGTCTTCTATACCACCAGACCAGAAGTCCATGCATCGAGGTCGGTCTCACTCTGTTTTCAAAGCTAAG GAATACAATGCATCCATCGAGTTTTACTGGGCTCCCTTCCTTGTAGAGTCCAATTCCGATCGCCCTATCAAAGCAGATCCCAATGACAGAATTCTGAGAGTCGACTCGGTGTTTAAGCATGCCAAATACTGGGTTGGAGTGGACATACTTGTATTTAACTCATACGTTTGGTGGATGAGTGGTCTAAAGATCAAGTCACT ATGGGGTTCCTTTGcaaatggagaagatggatttGAGGAGTTGGACGCACCCGTTGCTTATAGGATTGCCTTGAAGACGTGGGCGAATTGGGTTGATTCTACCATTGATCCGAACAAGACCCGGCTCTTCTTCACTACTATGTCCCCTACACACATGAG GAGTGCAGATTGGCACAATAAGAAGGGAATTCGATGCTACAACGAAACTCAACCCGTGATGGAGAAGAGATTCTGGGGAAGTGGTGCTGACCGACGGATAATGGATGTGGTGGCCGGTATAGCAGAGAGAATGACGGTCCCTGTGTCATTCATCAACATAACACAGCTCTCAGATTACCGAAAAGATGGCCATACATCAGTTTACACTGAAACCGGAGGAGAATTATTAACAGATGAGCAAAAGGCCGACCCATTAACCTTTGCAGATTGCATACATTGGTGTTTACCAGGAGTGCCAGATACATGGAACAGAATGTTTTATGCATATTTGTAA
- the LOC122671076 gene encoding asparagine synthetase [glutamine-hydrolyzing] yields the protein MCGILAVLGCPDDSQAKRVRVLELSRRLKHRGPDWSGLYQHGDCFLSHQRLAIIDPTSGDQPLFNEDKAIVVTVNGEIYNHEKLRKSLPNHKFRTGSDCDVIAHLYEEYGEEFVDMLDGMFSFVLLDTRDNSFIVARDAIGITSLYIGWGLDGSIWIASEMKALNDDCEHFECFPPGHLYSSKAGGMRRWYNPPWFSEAIPSTPYEPLVLRRAFESAVIKRLMTDVPFGVLLSGGLDSSLVASITARYFAGTKAAKQWGAQLHSFCVGLEGSPDLKAGKEVADYLGTIHHEFHFTVQDGIDAIEDVIYHIETYDVTTIRASTPMFLMSRKIKSLGVKMVISGEGSDEIFGGYLYFHKAPNEEEFHRETCHKIKALHQYDCLRANKATSAWGLEARVPFLDKEFINVAMSIDPEWKMINRDQGRIEKWVLRKAFDDEEHPYLPKHILYRQKEQFSDGVGYSWIDGLKAHAAEHVSDRMMLNARNIYPHNTPSTKEAYYYRMIFERFFPQNSARMTVPGGPSVACSTAKAIEWDATWSNNLDPSGRAALGVHTSAYEQQLPNAIGVANVPAKIINDIPRMVEVTAPGLTIRS from the exons ATGTGTGGAATACTTGCAGTTCTGGGTTGTCCTGATGATTCACAAGCGAAAAGGGTTCGAGTGCTCGAGCTTTCTCGCAG ATTGAAACATAGAGGGCCAGACTGGAGTGGGCTTTACCAGCATGGAGACTGTTTTTTGTCTCATCAACGATTAGCTATAATCGACCCCACTTCTGGGGATCAGCCTCTCTTCAATGAAGACAAGGCAATTGTTGTAACG GTTAATGGTGAGATATACAACCATGAAAAGCTGAGAAAGAGCTTGCCTAACCACAAGTTCAGGACTGGTAGTGATTGTGATGTTATAGCCCATCTG TACGAAGAGTATGGTGAAGAATTTGTGGACATGTTGGATGGAATGTTCTCATTTGTGTTGCTGGACACCCGCGATAACAGCTTCATTGTTGCTCGAGATGCCATTGGGATTACTTCCCTCTACATTGGTTGGGGACTCGATG GCTCAATTTGGATTGCATCCGAAATGAAAGCACTTAATGATGACTGTGAACATTTTGAGTGCTTCCCTCCTGGTCATTTGTATTCAAGCAAGGCAGGTGGGATGCGAAGATGGTACAATCCCCCCTGGTTCTCAGAGGCTATTCCATCAACTCCATATGAGCCACTAGTCCTCAGAAGGGCCTTTGAAAGT GCTGTAATTAAGAGGCTCATGACTGATGTACCATTTGGAGTTCTATTATCAGGGGGCCTTGATTCATCATTAGTTGCCTCCATTACTGCTCGCTATTTTGCTGGGACAAAGGCTGCCAAACAATGGGGAGCACAACTTCATTCCTTCTGTGTTGGCCTTGAG GGCTCCCCTGATTTGAAGGCTGGAAAAGAGGTTGCTGATTATTTGGGGACCATTCATCATGAATTTCACTTCACTGTTCAG GATGGTATTGATGCAATTGAGGATGTCATCTACCACATTGAAACGTATGATGTGACCACAATTAGGGCAAGCACCCCTATGTTTCTGATGTCCCGCAAGATTAAATCGTTGGGAGTTAAGATGGTGATTTCCGGAGAGGGCTCTGATGAGATCTTTGGTGGATACTTGTATTTTCATAAGGCACCAAACGAGGAAGAGTTCCATCGTGAGACATGCCACAAG ATAAAGGCCCTTCACCAATACGATTGCTTGAGAGCTAATAAAGCAACTTCAGCTTGGGGTTTAGAAGCTCGGGTCCCTTTCTTGGACAAGGAATTCATCAATGTCGCAATGAGTATTGATCCTGAGTGGAAGATG ATAAATCGGGATCAGGGAAGGATTGAGAAGTGGGTTCTCAGGAAGGCCTTTGATGATGAAGAACATCCTTATCTGCCAAAG CATATTCTCTATAGGCAGAAGGAGCAATTCAGCGATGGTGTTGGCTACAGTTGGATCGATGGGCTTAAGGCTCATGCTGCCGAGcat GTCTCGGATAGAATGATGCTTAATGCAAGGAATATATATCCTCATAACACACCTTCCACAAAGGAGGCTTACTACTACAGAATGATCTTTGAGAGGTTCTTCCCTCAG AATTCTGCACGAATGACTGTCCCAGGAGGCCCAAGTGTGGCTTGCAGTACTGCCAAAGCTATTGAGTGGGATGCAACTTGGTCAAACAATCTTGACCCTTCGGGCAGAGCTGCATTGGGAGTCCATACCTCTGCTTATGAGCAGCAGTTACCCAATGCAATTGGGGTTGCAAATGTCCCAGCTAAAATCATTAATGATATTCCCAGGATGGTGGAAGTGACTGCTCCAGGTCTCACAATCCGAAGCTAA
- the LOC122671077 gene encoding protein trichome birefringence-like 3 isoform X2, giving the protein MGQRVNVSSSVEEDLLEDVDGDKEEFDPNNCRIFKGKWVFNTSIEPLYSDTTCPYLDRQVSCVKNGRPDSDYRYWEWQPDDCILPRFDPIGALEKLRGKRLMFVGDSLQRGQWQSFVCMVESSIPPDQKSMHRGRSHSVFKAKEYNASIEFYWAPFLVESNSDRPIKADPNDRILRVDSVFKHAKYWVGVDILVFNSYVWWMSGLKIKSLWGSFANGEDGFEELDAPVAYRIALKTWANWVDSTIDPNKTRLFFTTMSPTHMRSADWHNKKGIRCYNETQPVMEKRFWGSGADRRIMDVVAGIAERMTVPVSFINITQLSDYRKDGHTSVYTETGGELLTDEQKADPLTFADCIHWCLPGVPDTWNRMFYAYL; this is encoded by the exons ATGGGTCAAAGAGTG AATGTCAGCTCATCTGTGGAAGAAGATCTTCTTGAAGACGTCGATGGAGATAAGGAAGAATTTGATCCAAACAATTGCAGGATTTTCAAGGGGAAGTGGGTGTTCAACACTTCAATTGAGCCTTTATACTCTGATACAACTTGCCCATATCTGGATAGGCAAGTTTCTTGTGTGAAGAATGGAAGGCCAGATTCCGACTATCGTTACTGGGAATGGCAGCCTGATGACTGCATTTTACCGAG GTTTGATCCCATTGGTGCTCTTGAGAAACTCAGAGGGAAGAGATTGATGTTTGTTGGGGACTCACTACAAAGAGGTCAGTGGCAATCCTTTGTTTGCATGGTTGAGTCTTCTATACCACCAGACCAGAAGTCCATGCATCGAGGTCGGTCTCACTCTGTTTTCAAAGCTAAG GAATACAATGCATCCATCGAGTTTTACTGGGCTCCCTTCCTTGTAGAGTCCAATTCCGATCGCCCTATCAAAGCAGATCCCAATGACAGAATTCTGAGAGTCGACTCGGTGTTTAAGCATGCCAAATACTGGGTTGGAGTGGACATACTTGTATTTAACTCATACGTTTGGTGGATGAGTGGTCTAAAGATCAAGTCACT ATGGGGTTCCTTTGcaaatggagaagatggatttGAGGAGTTGGACGCACCCGTTGCTTATAGGATTGCCTTGAAGACGTGGGCGAATTGGGTTGATTCTACCATTGATCCGAACAAGACCCGGCTCTTCTTCACTACTATGTCCCCTACACACATGAG GAGTGCAGATTGGCACAATAAGAAGGGAATTCGATGCTACAACGAAACTCAACCCGTGATGGAGAAGAGATTCTGGGGAAGTGGTGCTGACCGACGGATAATGGATGTGGTGGCCGGTATAGCAGAGAGAATGACGGTCCCTGTGTCATTCATCAACATAACACAGCTCTCAGATTACCGAAAAGATGGCCATACATCAGTTTACACTGAAACCGGAGGAGAATTATTAACAGATGAGCAAAAGGCCGACCCATTAACCTTTGCAGATTGCATACATTGGTGTTTACCAGGAGTGCCAGATACATGGAACAGAATGTTTTATGCATATTTGTAA